The Urocitellus parryii isolate mUroPar1 chromosome 6, mUroPar1.hap1, whole genome shotgun sequence genome includes a window with the following:
- the Rps27l gene encoding ribosomal protein eS27-like isoform X1 produces the protein MPLARDLLHPSLEEEKKKHKKKRLVQSPNSYFMDVKCPGCYKITTVFSHAQTVVLCVGCSTVLCQPTGGKARLTEGCSFRRKQH, from the exons ATGCCT TTGGCTAGAGATTTGCTACATCCTTCcttggaagaggaaaagaaaaaacataaaaagaaacgGCTAGTTCAAAGtccaaattcttattttatggatGTAAAATGTCCag gttgcTACAAGATTACCACAGTTTTTAGCCATGCCCAGACAGTGGTTCTTTGTGTAGGTTGTTCAACAGTGTTGTGCCAGCCTACAGGAGGAAAGGCCAGACTCACAGAAG GTTGTTCATTTAGAAGAAAGCAACACTAA
- the Rps27l gene encoding ribosomal protein eS27-like isoform X2 has protein sequence MDVKCPGCYKITTVFSHAQTVVLCVGCSTVLCQPTGGKARLTEGCSFRRKQH, from the exons atggatGTAAAATGTCCag gttgcTACAAGATTACCACAGTTTTTAGCCATGCCCAGACAGTGGTTCTTTGTGTAGGTTGTTCAACAGTGTTGTGCCAGCCTACAGGAGGAAAGGCCAGACTCACAGAAG GTTGTTCATTTAGAAGAAAGCAACACTAA